The Nostoc sp. 'Lobaria pulmonaria (5183) cyanobiont' DNA window GCAATCGTTGTCGTCACAGAGTCGTATTGCTCTTTAGCTTTCTCGACTACAGCTTGGGGTGTGTGGCGAATATTATGCCATGACTCTTCAGTAGCATTAATGATTTGATTAACTTGATCTTCACTCAAATCTTCTCGCTGACTCAACAACTGTACTAAGGTATCGCGGTCAAAGCGAGACAAGCGTGCCCGAATTGAGCTAATTCCAGCTTCAGGATCTTCCAGTAGCTTTTTGAAGTCGGCGCGGATGCCATCAGGATTCAATTCTGATTTTCCGGTGTTACGCAGATATGATTCTACATTTAGCCACAGAGTTTCTGCTTGATATTGTGCCTGTTCTGCCAGTCCTTTGGATTCTACCAAGACGCGATCGCGTTGTTTTTCAAACTCATCGACAATGCTATCTACTTCATATAACTGGACATCATTACGTTGTAGCAATATCTCCCGAATTTCTTGGCGGTCAAGGTGCGCTAGTCGCAATGTCAGGGTTTCATAATCTGTATCTGAGTCTTCCAACAGTGGTTTAAAATTCTGCTCAATGCCTTCAGGTGTCAAATCTGCCTTCGGAGTAACGAGCAGATAACTTTCTACTGCGCGTTGCAAGTCTTGGACGATATCTCTTTCTTCAACAGCTCTGACTGTTATTAGCACTTCTTGGCGGACAGTTTCTAGCTGATTTGCAATGCGCTGAATTTGACCTTGGGTAAGCAATCCCCGTTGTTGCAAAATTTTGGCGAAATCATTGCTGGATAGTCGTTCTAGTTCCCTGCGGACGATTCCAGGGTCAGCTGCTGGGTCGTAGATGACATCATGAAATTCCTGGGCAATTCTTTCTGGACTCAGTTGCCAAGCATAAGTGTTGTACAGATAGTTTTCGACATCAGCCCGAATTGGACTATAGGGTTGTGATGGTGTTGGCAAGCCTAACTTATCTGCTTGTTCGGTGACTTTATCTTTAGCGCTGGTGAGACTACCCAAGATTTTTTCCACATCCAAATCAGACAAATCTGCGCGTCCCATAACAATGCCAGTTAAGGCAGATAGTCCTTGCTGGAGTGTACTTTGAATTGGCCCGGTAGCTGGCTTTTGGTCAGATTCTTTGGAACCACGTTTTTCTGCTAATAACCGATCTAGCTTGGCGTTGAGTTCGTCTGTTTTGCTTTGTCCTGGTGGAAGTGATTTCAGATAATCCATTAACTCACCCAAACGGTCTTCGGTGGGTGGTTGTTGACTTACCACCTGCTGCCAAACTTTATACAAAGTATCGGCAATGCGGCTAACGTCTTTTTTAGAAAGATCGGTGCGGCTGCTGACTAACTCGATAAACTTTTGGCGGTCGATGTTGCGGATATCTGGAGTCCCAGCGATCGCTTTTAATTGCGGATCGTTGAGTAAATTTTCAAAATCACCCCGAATCTTTGACAAATCTAGCTCTGGAGGACGGATCTTTTCTAAATAATCTTCAATGTTTTCCCGGATACTCACGGGGTCGATGGCGCTTCCTAGTTCTCGACGGACGGCGGCGGCGGCGGCTTCAGCTGTGGCTACCACTTGGTTACTCACAGTTTTAGCGCCTAGTGCGGCGGTAGCTGTCCCCATAATCGCCTGAAACCCAGATGTTGCCGTATTAACAACTGAGCCAATTAATGAGCCTACGGTGGTGGAACTTACCCAAACTAGGAGCAAAAAGTAAGCACCCCAAATCACCAAACCGAGAATCGCTCCCAATCCTCGGTCTGAAATTACAAGGCTCAATTTTACTGCCAGGAAAGAAGCAATTAATAAGGCGACTGTCACAGTGAGTAATGTCCAAATCCCTACTGCTGTACCGATTTTGCGAATGCTGCCGCCCAAACTTCCGACTTCCCCATTATCTGAATCCGAGTCAGATGAGTGCCCCAGGTAGGAAATACCGGCTGCAAGGGAGAGATTAGTTAGAACTAATTGGAAAGCAAAGGCAAGAATCACACCAGAGATTAAAGCCACAAAAAAGCGCGGCCCAGAAATGAGAACCGATGCTTGTTCTGGTGTGACGTTTGAGCGTTCTAATGGAACCTGTGCTAACCATAATAGTGGTTTATAGAGTCCCACCATGATTTCCGTACTTTGGAACATTGGATTTCCTTCTTCTAAGTTTTAATTTAGGGAATTAAGAATTTCTTGAGAAGCAACTCTTAGTATGTATTTATGTCTGTACCTATGGCAATACCTAACTCTGTTTAAGCTCAGAATCGTAGACTTCAGCTATTTAAAGCATCTCTCGAAAGGCTGAAACCCATATCCAGCAAAAGATATAATTTTATTATCTAACTGTAAAAATGTTCAGTATGAAGTTAAAAAGCAGGCTAATTCTTGGCTCCCACTTTTTAATTTTAATTGCTTAATCACAACGATTGATTTTTTTGTAATTATAGTTTAATGACTAAAAAGTTACATTTCTTTATCTTTTGATTTTTATCACCCTCTGAGGGTGGATTTGTCTGCACCAATATGTTGTTGATTATGTGCCTGTAGTATGTGCCTACAGGCAGAAAGCAGTTTAGTTATTAATAGCTATATTAAAGTTAACAAACAAATTGTTAAGAAGACCAAAGATGACAACTTGTTCTTCCAGACAGAGATTTGTCAATAATTGCAGCAGAAGGTAATGGTTGCGATCGCAATGATTTTCTGTATGGCTGGACACCTCAAGCCGAAATCTGGAGCTGTCGTTTAGCAATCATTAGCTTCCTTGCTTATTTACTTTCGGATTTAGCTGGTTATAGCGTCCTGCGCGACGTTTTACATCTGATTGGCTACTAGAAATTAAACACCTAAAAAGTTACTAGATTTTGGAGAAAAAAAATGGCAATTAAAGAAACTCGTTCTTCTACTGATTTACCACCTGTTGCAGCTGAATACAACGGCGTAGACCGTAATGCATTTTTGTTTGGTTTTACTCCCCAAGCCGAAATTTGGAATGGTCGTTTGGCGGCTATTGGCTTCCTTGCCTATTTGCTTTGGGATTTGGCTGGTTATAGCGTCCTGCGCGACGTTTTACATCTGATTGGCTACTAGAAATTAAACACTTAAAAACCTACTAGATTTTGGAGAAAAAAAATGGCAATTAAAGAAACTCGTTCTTCTACTGATTTACCACCTGTTGCAGCTGAATACAACGGCGTAGACCGTAATGCATTTTTGTTTGGTTTTACTCCCCAAGCCGAAATTTGGAATGGTCGTTTGGCGGCTATTGGCTTCCTTGCCTATTTGCTTTGGGATTTGGCTGGTTATAGCGTCCTGCGCGACGTTTTACATTTGGTTGGCTATTAGTAGCCTTACCACAACCATTATGATCTGTTAAAATAGTCCTTATCTAAGCACTTTACTGCCTAGATAAGGACTAATTTGCTTACTACGAACTTATCAAAAAATTGAGCAACTTGCTTACTCTTCTCTTCTACTGATTTACCAATTGTTGTACTCAAATATAACGGGATCAGTTTTCCACACCCACCTTGCGAAGTTTAATTGGTTGCATAGTAGCGAAAAAAGCCACCTAGTTTTAGGTGACTTATCTACGAGCAAAATTTGACAAAAGTTACCGAAATTTTAAACAGTTATTATTCATCAATAGAACTGGGAATACCCAAAACAGCACAGGGAAAATTAGAACCTAGAGCCTCAATCATCGGATGATTGACAGAGTTGCAACCTAGAAACAGAATATCGGCAGCTTCTGATTTAACAACTTTGTTAAGTTCTGTGGCAATGGAGCCAAACCGCAGGTGAGATTTGAAGGAACCTTGCCATTCTTCAGCCAGACTTCGGGCTTGCCAGAGAATTATATCTGCTTGTTGTAGGGGAGTGATCGCTGTCTGTAATTTGGGTTGAGTTAATACCTGTGTGACAGACTTTGATACTTCACTGACTTGACATTCCAATGAAGGCTGTTGTTGGGGAAAGCTTAAAATATTTGGATACTGACTGCTGTGATTATCTTCTACCACATAAACGGCTTGAACTGTAACTTCTGTATTGGTGGCCAAACGCGTTTGATGGGCAATCCAAAATGCAATATCTAATGCCGTATGACTGTTGGGAGATGCGTCATAAGCAACAATTAGATTAACTGCTTTCGCCTTTTGAGGTTTTTTAGAAAAAGGTTGGTTTGGTTCTGGCAACAGTACCATTTGTTCAATTAAGTCATCTCGGCCTGTGGCACTTTGCAGACGTGCTAACATTGGCTTAATTTGCACAGCTTTACTTCTCCTAATGAAATGAATTAGCAATGAGAAGCAGGGCGACCAATTTTAGATTTTGGACTTCGGCTAGGCTCAGTCGAACGATTTTTGATTTTAGATTGAGTGACGATAACCAAAATTTCAAATCTTAAATCAGTCAAGGAAACCCCAATAATAACTGTATTACAGCCAAAGTCTTGGGGGTTCCTTCCATTGCCTACGGAGTTAGCTGACGGGCTAAGACTGGAAGGTGTCTCTCATAAGATTAGCCCCAAACATTGGTTCCTCCGTTCCAAATCCAGCTTTCATGAATTTGAATTAGGCTACCCACTAAAAAAATGATAATCTAATTTACTCGTCTTGGGTAAAATATCGATCGAGGAAATTTAAGGCATGGTTGCGGAGTTCAAAATACTCTTTTGAATTTCGCATGGCGGCGCGATCGCGCGGACGCTCAAAAGGAACTTCTAAAATCTCCCCAATACTAGCAGCCGGACCATTGGTCATCAAGACGAGGCGATCGGACATATAAATTGCTTCGTCTACATCGTGGGTAATCATCATCACTGCTTGACGATTATTTTCCCAAAGATCCAATACCTGCTGCTCTAATTTGCCACGAGTTAGTGCATCTAGCGCCCCAAAAGGTTCATCCATCAGCAACATTTTGGGACGAATTGCTAAGGCTCTGGCAATACCTACTCGTTGTTTCATACCTCCAGAAATTTCATCGGGATATTTGTCAGCCGCCGCCGTCAAGTTTACCATTGCCAAGTGTTGATTTACAATGCTGATTTTTTCAGAGCGATTAGCATTTTTTAACACTTCATCTACGGCTAAACGGATATTTTCTCGCACTGTTAACCAAGGTAACAGCGAATAGTTCTGAAATACCATCATCCTTTCGGCTCCCGGCTGACGAATTTGTTGTCCATCTAGCCTGACTGAGCCGGAAGTGGCTTTTTCTAAACCAGCTACTATCTTTAACAGAGTTGATTTCCCACAACCTGAGTGACCGATTACAGAAATATATTCATCTTCATCAATCGTAAGGTTAACCCCATCTAAGACGACAAAATTATCTTTATCAGGTGTCGGATAAGACTTGACTAAATTTTCAATTTCTAAAAATCCAGGGCGGGGCAGAACTTTGTTCTGAGTATTAATAGGTAATGAGGTATATTCCATCATCAAATGCTCCGCAAATAATTTAGTCAATCAATATTTAAGCTTGGGATTTAAGACATGAAAAAGCGAGTGGGAGCGTTAGCCCTGATGGCAAAACTATTCAGATAACCCACAGGATCGCTGGGGTCGAAGCCTTTTTTATCTATAAATACTTCTGGTGGTTCGACCTTGTAATCATCCTTGGGACATTGGATGCCCATTTCCGATGCTATCTCCCGATACAAATCTGTTCTCCAACCTTGTTCTGCAAGTTTCTCGGCATTTTTGGGGAATTTATGAATCTGTCCCCACCGTGCTGCTTGTGTCATCAACCAGATACTTCTGGATCTCCATAAGAATGTTGAGTGTTCTCCTGGCTGTTTAGGAAGGTTGTTAGGAATATCGAAGAAAATCGTGGTGTCAGCGGCTTTAATGGTGCGGTCTTTGCCGTCAAAGCCGCCATAGTTATAGTTACCGAGAATTCCCGGACTTGTAAATTTTGCGATAGGGGCATTTTTCTTTTTGGGTCTAGCACCTGTAAAGGAACGTTCTGTAAGCAGTTCCGCTACTTCTTGACGGTTTTCTACTTTGCTGCAATATTGGCAAGCTTCAATCATCGCCTTGACGAGGGAACGATAGGTTTTGGGATATTTGTCAATGAAAGATTCCATCACCCCCAATAAACGATCTGGGTGTCCTAACCAGACTTCTTTACCTTGTGCGAAGGTAAAGCCGATGTTTTCGTTACCTGTTATTGCTCGTGTATTCCAGGGTTCTGCAACCATGTAAGCTTGCATCGCACCAATCCGCACGTTTGTTACCATTTGGGGGGGCGGAACGATGATGATCCGAAACTCCTTAAACGGATCGACACCAGCGGCGGCGGATATGTAGCGGACAAAGTATTCGTAAATTGCGGAACTCAAAACAACCGCCCAAACTTTGGCTTCTGGCGGTTGCTTGTCAAAGTAGCCTCGGAAATCGCGCCCAAAGGCTTCTAGCGCGCCATCACCATATTGTTCTTGATACTCGTACCACGGACGCAGCCCAAAATCCCACATGGCTTTGTTCATGGTCATGGCGTTGCCGTGGCGATGGATGGTCATGGCTGCACACAAGGGGGCGTGGCGTGCGCCTTCAGCACCAATTCTGGCATTGGTGACTGCACCAGAGACTACGGGTGAGGCATCCAGACGACCAAATATTAAACCGTCGCGGGAAGTTGCCCAACTGGCTTCGCGGTTAAGTGTGACGTTCAAACCATATTTGCGGAAGAAGCCTTTTTTCCAGGCGATCGCAAATGGCGCACAATCATTAACGGGAACGTAACCAATAGTCAGGTCAGATTTTTCTAGGTCTTGGGATCTAACTACTGGTTGTACAGCTAAGGCTTCTTCAGTTAGTCCTTTGGCGGATCTATCTCCTGAAATCGCACAGGAAGATAACCCTATTCCGGTTGTGGTTGCTCCGATTCCTTTGATAAAGTCTCGTCGAGTCCAGTTATTATCACCCATTTTTATAGCTCCATTGGTGATTAATTACTCACGCTCCAGTGCAGAGTATCTGCTGTTTTAATTGCAGCCGAATTTTGTTAGTTGGAAGTTGTAGGGCGATGGGTAACTAATTCTTGGATTTTACCCACGGCGTAATCTAAAATTAACCCAGTTAAGCCAATTATGAAAACGGCTAAAAATACTGAACTTAGGTTTAAGCGACTCCATTCATCCCAGACAAAAAAGCCGATACCAACACCGCCTGTGAGCATTTCTACGG harbors:
- a CDS encoding high light inducible protein; protein product: MAIKETRSSTDLPPVAAEYNGVDRNAFLFGFTPQAEIWNGRLAAIGFLAYLLWDLAGYSVLRDVLHLIGY
- a CDS encoding ABC transporter ATP-binding protein, whose product is MEYTSLPINTQNKVLPRPGFLEIENLVKSYPTPDKDNFVVLDGVNLTIDEDEYISVIGHSGCGKSTLLKIVAGLEKATSGSVRLDGQQIRQPGAERMMVFQNYSLLPWLTVRENIRLAVDEVLKNANRSEKISIVNQHLAMVNLTAAADKYPDEISGGMKQRVGIARALAIRPKMLLMDEPFGALDALTRGKLEQQVLDLWENNRQAVMMITHDVDEAIYMSDRLVLMTNGPAASIGEILEVPFERPRDRAAMRNSKEYFELRNHALNFLDRYFTQDE
- a CDS encoding universal stress protein, producing MLARLQSATGRDDLIEQMVLLPEPNQPFSKKPQKAKAVNLIVAYDASPNSHTALDIAFWIAHQTRLATNTEVTVQAVYVVEDNHSSQYPNILSFPQQQPSLECQVSEVSKSVTQVLTQPKLQTAITPLQQADIILWQARSLAEEWQGSFKSHLRFGSIATELNKVVKSEAADILFLGCNSVNHPMIEALGSNFPCAVLGIPSSIDE
- a CDS encoding high light inducible protein, with amino-acid sequence MAIKETRSSTDLPPVAAEYNGVDRNAFLFGFTPQAEIWNGRLAAIGFLAYLLWDLAGYSVLRDVLHLVGY
- a CDS encoding ABC transporter substrate-binding protein, translated to MGDNNWTRRDFIKGIGATTTGIGLSSCAISGDRSAKGLTEEALAVQPVVRSQDLEKSDLTIGYVPVNDCAPFAIAWKKGFFRKYGLNVTLNREASWATSRDGLIFGRLDASPVVSGAVTNARIGAEGARHAPLCAAMTIHRHGNAMTMNKAMWDFGLRPWYEYQEQYGDGALEAFGRDFRGYFDKQPPEAKVWAVVLSSAIYEYFVRYISAAAGVDPFKEFRIIIVPPPQMVTNVRIGAMQAYMVAEPWNTRAITGNENIGFTFAQGKEVWLGHPDRLLGVMESFIDKYPKTYRSLVKAMIEACQYCSKVENRQEVAELLTERSFTGARPKKKNAPIAKFTSPGILGNYNYGGFDGKDRTIKAADTTIFFDIPNNLPKQPGEHSTFLWRSRSIWLMTQAARWGQIHKFPKNAEKLAEQGWRTDLYREIASEMGIQCPKDDYKVEPPEVFIDKKGFDPSDPVGYLNSFAIRANAPTRFFMS
- a CDS encoding high light inducible protein, producing the protein MSIIAAEGNGCDRNDFLYGWTPQAEIWSCRLAIISFLAYLLSDLAGYSVLRDVLHLIGY